A genomic window from Cloacibacillus evryensis DSM 19522 includes:
- a CDS encoding carbon starvation CstA family protein, whose translation MLTFFIALLTLVAGFMTYSFFVEKLLPPDDRETPAIAHPDGVDYLPLPLWKSFLIQLLNIAGLGPIFGALSGALWGPVVYFWIVFGTIFAGGVHDYFSGMLSERHNGASISEIVGIYLGPQMKTVMRVFAVVLLILVGTTFSTGPAGLLALLTPASLNVTFWLAIILVYYFLATLLPIDKIIGRFYPFFGAALIVMCVGVGGGLVVRGYNLPEMWDGFANLHPRALPIWPLMFITVACGAISGFHATQSPMMARCITNEYQGRKVFYGAMVAEGVIAMIWAAAGVSVYNGTQGLWDATTSLAGQSALVYDICIRVLGPVGGVLAMIGVIVCPITSGDTAFRSARLTLADWFDIDQKPRVKRLLLSVPLLLCGALLSNMNFQVIWRYFSWSNQTLAMIALWAAAVFLCKARHNFWPLAIPATFMSAVSSTYILVAPEGFGPAISRMVSGEALTGAAALKAASAVGYPAGIAFATLCFAAFWFKCVRPNAAK comes from the coding sequence ATGCTGACGTTTTTTATTGCGCTGCTTACCTTGGTTGCCGGGTTCATGACATATTCGTTTTTTGTGGAAAAACTCCTGCCGCCTGACGACAGAGAGACTCCCGCCATCGCCCATCCTGACGGAGTCGACTACCTGCCGCTTCCGCTGTGGAAGTCCTTCCTCATCCAGCTGCTGAACATCGCCGGGCTGGGACCGATCTTCGGGGCCCTATCCGGCGCCCTGTGGGGACCGGTCGTATATTTCTGGATCGTATTTGGAACGATCTTTGCCGGAGGCGTGCACGATTATTTCTCGGGGATGCTCTCCGAACGCCATAACGGGGCGAGCATATCCGAGATCGTCGGCATCTACCTGGGACCGCAGATGAAGACGGTGATGCGCGTCTTCGCAGTGGTGCTGCTCATACTGGTCGGGACCACATTCTCGACGGGACCGGCCGGACTTCTCGCGCTTCTCACCCCCGCCTCCCTCAACGTAACCTTCTGGCTCGCGATCATCCTCGTCTATTATTTCCTCGCCACGCTCCTGCCCATAGATAAGATCATCGGGCGTTTTTACCCCTTCTTCGGCGCGGCGCTGATCGTCATGTGCGTGGGAGTCGGCGGCGGCCTTGTGGTACGGGGATATAATCTGCCTGAGATGTGGGACGGCTTTGCCAACCTGCATCCGCGCGCGCTGCCTATATGGCCGCTGATGTTCATCACCGTCGCCTGCGGCGCCATCTCCGGCTTTCACGCGACACAGTCGCCGATGATGGCACGCTGCATCACGAACGAGTATCAGGGACGCAAAGTATTCTACGGAGCGATGGTCGCCGAGGGCGTGATCGCGATGATATGGGCCGCGGCCGGCGTCAGCGTCTATAACGGCACGCAGGGGCTCTGGGACGCGACGACGAGCCTCGCCGGGCAGTCGGCGCTCGTCTATGATATCTGCATAAGGGTGCTTGGCCCGGTGGGCGGTGTGCTCGCAATGATCGGCGTCATCGTCTGCCCGATAACCTCCGGCGACACCGCCTTCCGTTCCGCGCGCCTCACCCTTGCCGACTGGTTTGACATAGATCAGAAGCCGCGCGTGAAACGCCTGCTTCTCTCCGTGCCGCTCCTTCTCTGCGGCGCCCTGCTCTCTAACATGAACTTCCAGGTCATCTGGCGCTATTTCTCCTGGTCCAATCAGACCCTCGCGATGATCGCCCTCTGGGCGGCGGCGGTATTCCTCTGCAAGGCGCGCCACAATTTCTGGCCGCTGGCGATACCGGCGACCTTCATGTCGGCGGTATCCAGCACATATATCCTTGTGGCCCCCGAGGGCTTCGGACCAGCCATCTCCAGGATGGTTTCCGGCGAAGCTCTCACAGGAGCGGCGGCCCTCAAGGCGGCCTCCGCGGTCGGCTACCCGGCGGGGATCGCCTTCGCCACGCTATGCTTTGCCGCCTTCTGGTTCAAATGCGTGCGCCCCAACGCCGCAAAATAA
- the yfcC gene encoding putative basic amino acid antiporter YfcC — MAQNRTRWIPDTYIIIFFVVLFAALLTWAVPVGKFETHEIKYTMGSTEKSRNVLVPESFRYELDKEGKPIVKGVRLFEPYGETGILNYAFEGLVSGDKWGSAVGVVAFILIVGGAFGIVLRTGAVESGMKRMIKKTKGMDTLIIPVLFFLFSLGGAVFGMGEEAIPFVFIVVPVVIALGYDSIVAVMITYCATQIGFGASWMNPFSVAIAQGIAQIPVLSGSGFRLFMWFFFTLLGTLYTWRYAVKIRKNPDLSPVRASDQYFRDELAAAGDTDEKFGTGDILVILTIALGMVWTIWGVVEKGYYIPEIASQFFVMGLVSGVIGVVFKLNGMKVNDIAVSFRAGASDLLGAAIVVGMAKGIILVLGGDSPTEPTVLNTVLHNVGLMISGLSPVISAWLMYLFQSIFNFFVVSGSGQAALTMPLMAPLADIAGVTRQVAVLAFQLGDGFTNLIVPTSAVMMASIGAARIDWATWAKWQIKFQGVLFLFGSIFVIAAVMIGFN, encoded by the coding sequence ATGGCACAAAACAGAACCCGGTGGATACCGGATACCTACATCATCATCTTTTTCGTCGTTCTTTTCGCCGCGCTTTTGACATGGGCCGTACCGGTGGGAAAGTTTGAGACACACGAGATCAAGTACACTATGGGCAGCACCGAAAAGAGCCGCAACGTGCTCGTGCCGGAGTCGTTCCGGTATGAGCTCGACAAGGAGGGCAAGCCTATCGTTAAAGGCGTCAGACTTTTTGAACCTTACGGCGAGACGGGCATACTCAATTACGCCTTTGAGGGCCTCGTATCCGGCGACAAGTGGGGCTCGGCGGTAGGCGTCGTAGCCTTCATCCTCATCGTCGGGGGAGCTTTCGGCATCGTGCTTCGTACCGGCGCGGTCGAATCGGGGATGAAGCGCATGATAAAGAAGACAAAGGGGATGGACACGCTGATAATCCCCGTGCTTTTCTTTCTTTTCTCGCTCGGAGGCGCGGTCTTCGGGATGGGAGAGGAGGCGATCCCCTTTGTCTTCATCGTCGTGCCTGTGGTGATCGCGCTCGGCTATGACTCGATAGTGGCGGTAATGATCACTTACTGCGCCACGCAGATAGGTTTCGGCGCTTCGTGGATGAACCCGTTCAGCGTCGCGATCGCGCAGGGCATCGCGCAGATTCCGGTGCTCTCCGGCTCCGGCTTCCGTCTCTTTATGTGGTTCTTCTTCACGCTGCTCGGCACGCTTTACACCTGGCGCTACGCCGTAAAGATCAGGAAGAATCCCGACCTTTCGCCCGTCCGCGCCTCCGACCAATATTTCCGTGACGAGCTAGCGGCGGCCGGCGATACCGATGAAAAATTCGGTACGGGAGACATCCTCGTAATCCTAACGATCGCGCTCGGCATGGTCTGGACCATCTGGGGCGTCGTTGAAAAGGGATATTATATACCGGAGATAGCCTCGCAGTTCTTCGTTATGGGGCTCGTCTCCGGCGTTATCGGCGTCGTGTTCAAGCTCAACGGCATGAAGGTCAACGATATCGCCGTATCCTTCAGGGCCGGGGCCTCAGACCTTCTGGGCGCGGCGATCGTCGTCGGCATGGCGAAGGGAATCATCCTCGTCCTCGGCGGTGACTCCCCTACTGAGCCGACTGTGCTCAACACGGTGCTTCACAACGTCGGGCTCATGATATCGGGGCTCTCGCCGGTCATATCCGCCTGGCTGATGTACCTCTTCCAGTCAATCTTCAACTTCTTCGTCGTCTCCGGCTCCGGGCAGGCGGCGCTGACGATGCCGCTGATGGCCCCGCTAGCGGACATCGCAGGCGTGACACGCCAGGTGGCTGTGCTCGCCTTCCAGCTCGGCGACGGATTCACGAACCTCATCGTCCCGACCTCCGCGGTCATGATGGCCTCGATCGGCGCGGCCCGCATCGACTGGGCCACCTGGGCGAAGTGGCAGATCAAGTTCCAGGGAGTGCTCTTCCTTTTCGGTTCTATATTCGTTATCGCCGCCGTCATGATCGGATTCAACTGA
- the iadA gene encoding beta-aspartyl-peptidase, with product MFVLIKNADVFAPEPLGISSILISHDKIAWLGKDFPAEKTLPDLEIIDAAGKIMIPGIVDGHVHVTGGGGEGGFATRTPELALSDMIKGGVTTVIGLLGTDDVTRSAGALIAKTNAIRAEGMSAWAMTGSYQLPVKSLCGGVRDDIALIEPFIGVGEVALSDHRSSQPTFEEFMRLAAAARVGGMLSGKAGVVNVHLGDAPSGLDYLFRAAKTEIPPSQFIPTHMNRNPELFKEACRYGAMGGYVDLTTSTTPQFLDEGEVECGRALSELLAAGVPARRISFSSDGQGSMPFFDEAGDFAGLTIGRVTSIFETFRSTVKNYDILFEDAVRVVSTTAADHCKLSGKGHIKEGCDADLILMDAGSLELDTLFARGRKMMSGGRPLVKGTFEQ from the coding sequence ATGTTTGTACTTATCAAAAACGCAGATGTTTTTGCACCCGAACCGCTTGGAATCTCATCCATTCTGATATCCCATGATAAAATCGCCTGGCTCGGTAAAGATTTCCCCGCCGAAAAGACGCTGCCGGACCTTGAAATAATCGATGCCGCCGGGAAAATCATGATCCCGGGCATCGTCGACGGCCATGTGCACGTCACAGGCGGCGGAGGCGAGGGAGGTTTTGCCACGCGCACTCCCGAGCTTGCGTTGTCGGACATGATAAAGGGCGGCGTGACTACGGTCATAGGCCTGCTCGGCACCGACGACGTGACGCGAAGCGCGGGGGCGCTGATCGCGAAGACGAACGCGATACGCGCGGAGGGCATGAGCGCCTGGGCGATGACCGGCTCCTATCAGCTTCCCGTCAAGAGCCTCTGCGGCGGCGTGCGCGACGACATAGCGCTGATCGAGCCCTTCATCGGCGTCGGCGAGGTGGCGCTCTCCGACCATCGCTCCTCACAGCCGACATTTGAGGAATTCATGCGGCTCGCGGCCGCCGCGCGCGTAGGGGGCATGCTCTCCGGCAAAGCCGGCGTCGTCAACGTCCATCTGGGGGACGCTCCTTCGGGGCTCGACTATCTTTTCCGGGCCGCCAAGACGGAGATACCGCCGTCGCAGTTCATTCCCACCCACATGAACCGCAACCCGGAACTCTTCAAGGAGGCCTGCCGTTACGGGGCGATGGGCGGCTACGTAGACCTCACGACCAGTACGACGCCGCAATTTCTCGATGAGGGAGAGGTAGAATGCGGCCGCGCCCTGTCGGAACTGCTTGCCGCGGGTGTGCCGGCGCGGCGTATCTCATTCTCCTCAGACGGCCAAGGCTCGATGCCGTTCTTTGACGAGGCGGGGGATTTCGCGGGGCTCACCATCGGACGCGTAACCTCGATATTTGAAACATTCCGCAGCACCGTTAAAAATTATGATATCCTCTTTGAAGACGCCGTGCGCGTCGTCTCGACGACCGCCGCCGATCATTGCAAACTGTCCGGCAAGGGGCATATAAAAGAGGGCTGTGACGCGGACCTGATCCTGATGGATGCCGGCAGCCTCGAGCTTGATACGCTCTTCGCCCGCGGCAGAAAGATGATGTCGGGAGGCAGGCCGCTTGTTAAAGGGACCTTTGAGCAATAG
- a CDS encoding enoyl-CoA hydratase/isomerase family protein, translated as MQDKIVAVKKEGAVAWVTMNRPGSLNSLTAELCAALKQALAECEADDDVRVVVLAGEGKAFCAGGDLRTILELSDYEAARKYVRAAGEITAAVMRSRRPFIAMVGGAAAGAGFNIALACDFICASKRAKFTQAFSSIGLISDCGGNLLLPRLVGPHAAKRLMMLPATLSAEEAQALGLVTELAEEADLREKTAALAARLAKQPPLALAQTKKLLNDCEGLEKTLRNEEDIQAELIIGEDCKEGVRAFFEKREPGFKGK; from the coding sequence ATGCAGGATAAGATCGTCGCCGTAAAAAAAGAGGGAGCGGTCGCCTGGGTGACGATGAACCGCCCCGGATCTCTCAATTCCCTGACCGCCGAACTGTGCGCCGCGCTGAAACAGGCGCTTGCTGAATGTGAGGCCGACGACGACGTCCGCGTCGTCGTGCTTGCCGGAGAGGGGAAGGCCTTTTGCGCGGGCGGCGACCTGCGCACGATACTCGAACTCTCTGACTATGAGGCGGCGCGCAAATACGTGCGTGCCGCGGGAGAGATCACGGCGGCGGTGATGCGCTCGCGGAGGCCCTTCATCGCAATGGTCGGCGGCGCGGCCGCCGGCGCGGGCTTCAACATCGCCCTTGCCTGTGATTTCATCTGCGCATCGAAGAGGGCCAAATTCACGCAGGCCTTCTCCTCGATCGGCCTCATATCCGACTGCGGCGGGAACCTCCTGCTGCCGCGCCTTGTCGGGCCGCACGCGGCAAAAAGGCTGATGATGCTGCCGGCGACGCTCTCCGCCGAAGAGGCGCAGGCGCTTGGCCTCGTGACCGAACTCGCCGAGGAGGCGGATCTGCGCGAAAAAACCGCCGCCCTCGCCGCGCGCCTCGCAAAACAGCCGCCGCTGGCGCTGGCGCAGACCAAAAAGCTGCTGAACGACTGCGAAGGCCTGGAAAAGACCCTCCGCAACGAAGAAGATATCCAGGCTGAGCTGATAATAGGCGAGGACTGCAAAGAGGGAGTAAGAGCCTTCTTTGAAAAACGGGAGCCGGGATTTAAGGGAAAATAA
- a CDS encoding AbrB/MazE/SpoVT family DNA-binding domain-containing protein, protein MAELTTVSHKGQITIPKAFRDEFDIQPGDRVFFVKTEKGIMITKPKKTLLEYKGFLVGAKVESPDDAAKEFAEHIMGEA, encoded by the coding sequence ATGGCTGAGCTGACTACCGTTTCTCATAAAGGGCAGATAACAATACCGAAAGCTTTTCGCGATGAGTTTGATATTCAGCCAGGCGACAGGGTCTTTTTTGTGAAGACGGAAAAGGGAATTATGATAACAAAACCGAAAAAGACCCTGCTTGAATATAAAGGATTTCTGGTCGGCGCGAAAGTGGAAAGCCCGGACGACGCGGCCAAGGAATTTGCTGAACACATAATGGGAGAAGCGTAA
- a CDS encoding PIN domain-containing protein gives MATFVDANVFIRFFANDDKVQSEAAEKLFQKARSGAAELLTGPPVFFEIAWVLGYRYKIKSEEIMDILESIVGWPGISVLDETLVLKAIALARETKSEFADAYIAASAGNAGANDIATFNKKHFIRLKQELCQEI, from the coding sequence ATGGCGACGTTTGTCGACGCCAATGTTTTTATAAGATTCTTTGCAAATGACGATAAGGTTCAGTCTGAAGCCGCGGAAAAACTTTTCCAAAAAGCGCGTTCAGGGGCGGCGGAGCTGCTGACCGGACCTCCGGTATTTTTTGAGATCGCCTGGGTGCTTGGCTATCGATATAAGATAAAGAGCGAAGAGATTATGGACATCCTTGAATCCATAGTTGGCTGGCCAGGTATCTCCGTTTTGGATGAAACGCTTGTCCTGAAAGCGATCGCGTTGGCGCGCGAAACAAAATCGGAGTTCGCCGACGCCTATATCGCGGCCAGCGCTGGTAACGCCGGCGCAAACGATATCGCAACTTTCAATAAAAAGCATTTTATAAGGCTGAAGCAGGAACTCTGTCAGGAAATTTAG
- a CDS encoding AAA family ATPase, translating to MNLRTGKLPPLCAKYGRELNGKSGGIEQILEDYTALDRIAVALASEEQNNVALTGPAGCGKTTTVRKLAALIEEGRYARLAGRRVVELNIDLINQDRKKRDLRFKHILDEAEYYNIIIYVDEAHRLSENAGPSNLLNTLKPYITSGGISMLISTTSEEFRQYIARDRAMERRFQSVELREPGRQRLLEIVERVARVRYPQTDITKEAISETTRLAALCAPERSEPARSLELLHYTVSAAQINLPPGEYAKEITADDARGAAALKMDRYLEKDGQPC from the coding sequence ATGAACCTCAGGACCGGCAAACTGCCGCCGCTCTGCGCGAAATACGGCAGGGAACTCAACGGCAAAAGCGGCGGCATCGAACAGATACTCGAAGATTATACGGCGCTGGACCGCATCGCCGTCGCCCTCGCCTCGGAAGAGCAGAACAACGTCGCGCTCACCGGCCCCGCCGGCTGCGGCAAGACGACTACGGTACGCAAACTCGCGGCGCTCATCGAAGAGGGCCGCTACGCGCGCCTCGCGGGGCGGCGCGTCGTCGAGCTGAACATAGACCTGATAAACCAGGACCGCAAAAAGAGAGACCTGAGATTCAAGCATATCCTTGACGAGGCCGAATATTACAACATTATCATCTATGTAGACGAGGCGCATAGGCTCAGCGAGAACGCCGGCCCTTCAAACCTTCTGAACACGCTGAAGCCCTACATAACGAGCGGCGGCATCAGCATGCTCATCTCGACCACATCCGAAGAATTCCGCCAGTACATCGCCCGTGACCGGGCGATGGAACGCCGCTTCCAGTCCGTCGAACTCAGAGAGCCGGGCCGTCAGCGGCTGCTGGAAATAGTGGAGCGCGTGGCGCGCGTACGTTACCCGCAGACCGACATCACCAAAGAGGCGATCTCGGAGACGACGAGGCTCGCGGCACTCTGCGCCCCCGAAAGGTCGGAGCCGGCGCGGTCGCTCGAACTGCTCCACTACACGGTATCGGCGGCGCAGATAAACCTGCCGCCCGGAGAATACGCGAAGGAGATCACGGCGGATGACGCCAGAGGCGCCGCCGCCCTCAAAATGGACAGATACTTGGAGAAAGACGGACAACCATGCTGA